In Oryza brachyantha chromosome 1, ObraRS2, whole genome shotgun sequence, the following are encoded in one genomic region:
- the LOC102720653 gene encoding F-box protein SKP2A — MDGEQLMSSEFDDSFNALMVSGGGESGQSQNGGTGTSLLGWKDLPMELLLRILSMAGDDRMVIVASGVCTGWRDTLEWGVTNLSLSWCQAHMNDLVMSLAQKFVKLQVLSLRQIKPQLEDSAVEAVANNCHDLRELDLSRSFRLSDRSLYALAHGCPHLTRLNISGCSNFSDAALAYLSSQCKNLKCLNLCGCVRAVSDRALEAIACNCGQLQSLNLGWCDSVTDKGVTSLASGCPELRALDLCGCVLITDESVVALANGCPHLRSLGLYYCQNITDRAMYSLAANSRVKSKGGRSCRDAARKSDGLASLNISQCTALTPPAVQAVCDSFPALHTCPERHSLIISGCLSLTSVHCACAHHPHRPGRAILSNHAY, encoded by the exons ATGGACGGCGAGCAACTGATGAGTAGTGAATTCGACGATTCGTTCAATGCCCTCATGGTTTCTGGAGGTGGTGAGAGTGGACAGTCACAGAATGGGGGCACAGGAACCAGCTTGTTAGGTTGGAAGGACCTTCCCATGGAGCTGCTCCTGAGGATATTATCAATGGCTGGAGATGACAGGATGGTCATCGTGGCCTCTGGTGTCTGCACCGGTTGGCGTGATACGTTAGAATGGGGAGTCACGAATCTCTCTCTTTCGTG GTGCCAGGCTCACATGAATGACTTAGTGATGTCACTTGCTCAGAAATTTGTGAAGCTGCAGGTTCTTTCTCTACGACAAATTAAACCTCAGCTTGAAGACAGTGCAGTGGAGGCTGTAGCAAATAACTGCCATGATTTACGCGAGTTGGATCTTAGCAGAAGCTTTAGACTTAGTGATCGATCCTTGTATGCTCTGGCACATGGGTGCCCCCATCTTACTAGGCTCAACATCAGTGGATGTTCCAATTTCAGTGATGCTGCTTTGGCCTATCTCAGTAGTCAGTGCAAGAACCTGAAATGCTTGAATCTGTGCGGGTGTGTGAGGGCAGTTTCTGACAGAGCATTGgag GCCATCGCCTGTAACTGTGGCCAGCTGCAGTCTTTGAACCTAGGCTGGTGTGATAGTGTAACCGACAAGGGAGTGACCAGCTTGGCATCAGGATGCCCTGAACTTAGGGCTTTGGATTTGTGCGGCTGTGTTCTTATAACAG ATGAGAGTGTGGTCGCTCTCGCGAACGGCTGCCCTCACCTGCGGTCGCTGGGGCTCTACTACTGCCAGAACATCACCGACCGGGCCATGTACTCGCTGGCGGCGAACAGCCGGGTGAAGAGCAAAGGCGGCCGGAGCTGCAGGGACGCGGCGAGGAAGAGCGACGGGCTGGCCAGCCTGAACATCAGCCAGTGCACGGCGctgacgccgccggccgtccaGGCGGTGTGCGACTCCTTCCCGGCGCTCCACACCTGCCCGGAGCGGCACTCCCTCATCATCAGCGGCTGCCTCAGCCTCACCTCCGTGCACTGCGCCTGCGCTCACCACCCGCACCGCCCCGGCAGAGCCATCCTCTCCAACCACGCCTACTAG
- the LOC102709987 gene encoding probable serine/threonine-protein kinase PBL15 isoform X1: protein MYSVLSRIYSEARRRLGLLIGSLPGGHDGRRRSRRRRRDDRSRSRSRSSTPMSMYSVIGAGDDQPTPPASSADGATPGGGAAIPPVALPPQMVVLALDATRDHREEEIRIALRAVVTRGDILRGGDSLLVLGVLHAIANPMGYQTKACTDSFVGTNLRFLGDQVKVKAEFYRNKLRHDVEELRKVGINVTLKVSPGSPAKFVIIHEVKSSKAAWVVLDRHLRRDFKYLEKHIACKVAVFQDNLVVQPLKIIRTIPSNKSVGEVKALQHLAVSLDLHSETLDTDSHRELTKSSPVSYFASLSYHESHETSSVLGSTMACLTPSMSAMSLSMIDGNESLSNGKCIEGNISHYDLSERPVLCTGCGLKSVLYIKESMKFPFSEIQAATSDFSNENLLGEGGFGHVYKGQLKDGQVIAAKLRKEASSQGYTEFFSEVQVLSFARHRNIVMLLGYCCKESYNILVYEYICNKSLEWHLFDKDASLLEWHKRHAIALGIAKGLRFLHEECRAGPIIHRDLRPSNVLLTHDFVPMLGDFGLAKWKASNSSIHTRILGQTGFLAPEYAEYGIVSVRTDVYAFGIVLFQLISGRRVLDERGGQCTHILQWAEPLVESLALHELIDERIAETYDTYGLYHLARAAYLCVRTNPEQRPSMGDVVRLIESENEHIRDLSRQFIPHFTK from the exons ATGTACTCCGTGCTGTCACGAATATACTCcgaggcgcgccgccgcctcggcctacTAATAGGCTCTCTCCCGGGCGGGCACGATGGGAGAAGGAGGtcgcggcgccgacggcgggaCGAccggagcaggagcaggagcaggagcagcaccCCAATGTCGATGTACTCCGTCATCGGCGCCGGGGACGACcagccgacgccgcccgccTCGTCCGCGGACGGGGCCACTCCGGGCGGCGGGGCAGCCATCCCGCCGGTGGCCCTGCCGCCGCAGATGGTGGTGCTGGCGCTGGACGCGACGAGGGACCAccgggaggaggagatcaGGATAGCGCTCAGGGCCGTGGTCACGCGCGGGGACatcctccgcggcggcgactccctCCTCGTGCTCGGCGTGCTCCACGCCATCGCCAATCCGA tGGGCTACCAAACCAAGGCATGTACTGATTCTTTTGTCGGGACGAACTTGCGATTCCTAGGTGATCAGGTTAAGGTGAAAGCTGAATTCTACCGAAACAAGCTCCGTCATGATGTGGAGGAGCTCCGCAAAGTCGGG aTTAATGTGACCCTTAAGGTATCTCCCGGATCACCAGCCAAGTTTGTCATTATCCATGAAGTCAAATCCAGCAAAGCTGCTTGGGTTGTATTAGATAG gcACTTGAGGAGAGATTTTAAGTACTTAGAAAAGCACATTGCCTGCAAGGTGGCAGTATTTCAGGATAACTTGGTGGTGCAGCCATTGAAAATAATTAGGACTATTCCATCAAACAAAAGTGTCGGCGAAGTAAAGGCTCTGCAGCACCTAGCAGTGTCACTCGATCTGCATTCTGAGACATTAGATACCGACAGTCATCGCGAGTTGACCAAGTCATCACCTGTAAGTTATTTTGCCTCTCTAAGCTATCACGAGAGTCATGAAACCTCCAGTGTGCTTGGTAGCACCATGGCATGCTTGACACCATCAATGAGCGCCATGTCTCTCTCAATGATCGACGGAAATGAATCCCTGTCTAATG GGAAATGTATTGAAGGAAACATCTCCCACTACGATTTATCGGAGCGACCAGTTCTATGCACTGGTTGTGGTCTAAAGTCAGTTCTTTACATAAAGGAATCTATGAAATTTCCATTCTCAGAGATTCAAGCTGCAACATCTGACTTCTCAAATGAGAATTTGCTGGGTGAGGGTGGGTTTGGGCATGTGTACAAGGGTCAGCTCAAGGATGGCCAGGTCATTGCAGCTAAATTACGCAAGGAAGCTAGTTCACAGGGCTATACCGAGTTCTTCTCTGAAGTACAAGTTCTCAGCTTTGCCCGTCACCGAAACATTGTCATGCTGCTTGGGTATTGTTGCAAAGAAAGCTACAACATTTTGGTGTATGAGTACATATGCAACAAATCCCTTGAGTGGCATTTATTTG ACAAGGACGCCAGCTTACTTGAGTGGCATAAGCGGCATGCAATTGCCCTTGGTATAGCAAAAGGGCTGCGTTTTCTACACGAAGAATGTCGTGCTGGCCCAATAATTCATCGGGATTTACGCCCAAGCAATGTACTTTTGACACATGACTTTGTTCCTATG CTTGGGGACTTTGGTCTTGCAAAATGGAAGGCTAGCAATTCTTCTATCCATACAAGGATTCTGGGCCAAACAGG ATTCTTGGCGCCCGAGTATGCTGAATATGGCATAGTTTCTGTCAGAACAGACGTTTATGCTTTTGGGATTGTTCTTTTCCAGCTGATATCTGGTCGTAGGGTGCTTGATGAACGTGGAGGACAGTGCACACATATATTGCAATGG GCTGAGCCTTTGGTTGAGAGTCTTGCACTGCATGAACTAATTGATGAGCGCATTGCAGAAACGTACGATACATATGGGCTGTATCATCTAGCACGAGCTGCATATCTTTGTGTCAGGACAAACCCAGAACAGCGGCCTTCTATGGGAGATGTTGTTCGTCTGATTGAGTCAGAAAATGAGCACATCAGGGATTTGTCCCGGCAATTCATCCCACATTTTACAAAGTGA
- the LOC102709987 gene encoding inactive protein kinase SELMODRAFT_444075-like isoform X2: MYSVLSRIYSEARRRLGLLIGSLPGGHDGRRRSRRRRRDDRSRSRSRSSTPMSMYSVIGAGDDQPTPPASSADGATPGGGAAIPPVALPPQMVVLALDATRDHREEEIRIALRAVVTRGDILRGGDSLLVLGVLHAIANPMGYQTKACTDSFVGTNLRFLGDQVKVKAEFYRNKLRHDVEELRKVGINVTLKVSPGSPAKFVIIHEVKSSKAAWVVLDRHLRRDFKYLEKHIACKVAVFQDNLVVQPLKIIRTIPSNKSVGEVKALQHLAVSLDLHSETLDTDSHRELTKSSPVSYFASLSYHESHETSSVLGSTMACLTPSMSAMSLSMIDGNESLSNGKCIEGNISHYDLSERPVLCTGCGLKSVLYIKESMKFPFSEIQAATSDFSNENLLGEGGFGHVYKGQLKDGQVIAAKLRKEASSQGYTEFFSEVQVLSFARHRNIVMLLGYCCKESYNILVYEYICNKSLEWHLFDKDASLLEWHKRHAIALGIAKGLRFLHEECRAGPIIHRDLRPSNVLLTHDFVPMLGDFGLAKWKASNSSIHTRILGQTGFLAPEYAEYGIVSVRTDVYAFGIVLFQLISGRRVLDERGGQCTHILQWKRTIHMGCII; the protein is encoded by the exons ATGTACTCCGTGCTGTCACGAATATACTCcgaggcgcgccgccgcctcggcctacTAATAGGCTCTCTCCCGGGCGGGCACGATGGGAGAAGGAGGtcgcggcgccgacggcgggaCGAccggagcaggagcaggagcaggagcagcaccCCAATGTCGATGTACTCCGTCATCGGCGCCGGGGACGACcagccgacgccgcccgccTCGTCCGCGGACGGGGCCACTCCGGGCGGCGGGGCAGCCATCCCGCCGGTGGCCCTGCCGCCGCAGATGGTGGTGCTGGCGCTGGACGCGACGAGGGACCAccgggaggaggagatcaGGATAGCGCTCAGGGCCGTGGTCACGCGCGGGGACatcctccgcggcggcgactccctCCTCGTGCTCGGCGTGCTCCACGCCATCGCCAATCCGA tGGGCTACCAAACCAAGGCATGTACTGATTCTTTTGTCGGGACGAACTTGCGATTCCTAGGTGATCAGGTTAAGGTGAAAGCTGAATTCTACCGAAACAAGCTCCGTCATGATGTGGAGGAGCTCCGCAAAGTCGGG aTTAATGTGACCCTTAAGGTATCTCCCGGATCACCAGCCAAGTTTGTCATTATCCATGAAGTCAAATCCAGCAAAGCTGCTTGGGTTGTATTAGATAG gcACTTGAGGAGAGATTTTAAGTACTTAGAAAAGCACATTGCCTGCAAGGTGGCAGTATTTCAGGATAACTTGGTGGTGCAGCCATTGAAAATAATTAGGACTATTCCATCAAACAAAAGTGTCGGCGAAGTAAAGGCTCTGCAGCACCTAGCAGTGTCACTCGATCTGCATTCTGAGACATTAGATACCGACAGTCATCGCGAGTTGACCAAGTCATCACCTGTAAGTTATTTTGCCTCTCTAAGCTATCACGAGAGTCATGAAACCTCCAGTGTGCTTGGTAGCACCATGGCATGCTTGACACCATCAATGAGCGCCATGTCTCTCTCAATGATCGACGGAAATGAATCCCTGTCTAATG GGAAATGTATTGAAGGAAACATCTCCCACTACGATTTATCGGAGCGACCAGTTCTATGCACTGGTTGTGGTCTAAAGTCAGTTCTTTACATAAAGGAATCTATGAAATTTCCATTCTCAGAGATTCAAGCTGCAACATCTGACTTCTCAAATGAGAATTTGCTGGGTGAGGGTGGGTTTGGGCATGTGTACAAGGGTCAGCTCAAGGATGGCCAGGTCATTGCAGCTAAATTACGCAAGGAAGCTAGTTCACAGGGCTATACCGAGTTCTTCTCTGAAGTACAAGTTCTCAGCTTTGCCCGTCACCGAAACATTGTCATGCTGCTTGGGTATTGTTGCAAAGAAAGCTACAACATTTTGGTGTATGAGTACATATGCAACAAATCCCTTGAGTGGCATTTATTTG ACAAGGACGCCAGCTTACTTGAGTGGCATAAGCGGCATGCAATTGCCCTTGGTATAGCAAAAGGGCTGCGTTTTCTACACGAAGAATGTCGTGCTGGCCCAATAATTCATCGGGATTTACGCCCAAGCAATGTACTTTTGACACATGACTTTGTTCCTATG CTTGGGGACTTTGGTCTTGCAAAATGGAAGGCTAGCAATTCTTCTATCCATACAAGGATTCTGGGCCAAACAGG ATTCTTGGCGCCCGAGTATGCTGAATATGGCATAGTTTCTGTCAGAACAGACGTTTATGCTTTTGGGATTGTTCTTTTCCAGCTGATATCTGGTCGTAGGGTGCTTGATGAACGTGGAGGACAGTGCACACATATATTGCAATGG AAACGTACGATACATATGGGCTGTATCATCTAG
- the LOC102721125 gene encoding probable magnesium transporter NIPA4: MATEASTSAAAGARGGSWVEGMSADNIKGLVLALSSSLFIGASFIVKKKGLKKAGASGVRAGVGGYSYLYEPLWWAGMITMIVGEVANFAAYAFAPAILVTPLGALSIIVSAVLADIMLKEKLHIFGILGCVLCVVGSTTIVLHAPQEREIESVAEVWDLATEPVFLFYAAIVLAATFVLIFRFIPQYGQTHIMVYIGVCSLVGSLSVMSVKALGIALKLTFSGMNQLIYPQTWMFTIVVVACILTQMNYLNKALDTFNTAVVSPIYYTMFTSLTILASVIMFKDWDRQNPTQIVTEMCGFVTILSGTFLLHKTKDMVDGLPPTLPIRIPKHDEDGYGAEGIPLRSAAEGLPLRSPRAAE, translated from the exons ATGGCGACGGAGGCGTCCACTTCAGCGGCCGCCGGGGCGCGGGGCGGGAGCTGGGTGGAGGGGATGTCGGCCGACAACATCAAGGGGCTGGTGCTAGCGCTCTCCTCCAGCCTCTTCATCGGGGCCAGCTTCATCGTCAAGAAGAAGGGGCTCAAGAAGGCCGGCGCTTCCGGCGTCCGCGCAG GTGTTGGAGGTTACTCCTACTTGTATGAACCATTATGGTGGGCTGGAATGATTACAA TGATTGTTGGAGAAGTTGCTAACTTTGCAGCATATGCCTTTGCTCCTGCTATCCTGGTCACCCCACTTGGTGCACTAAGCATCATCGTTAG TGCTGTTCTTGCGGACATTATGTTGAAGGAGAAACTTCACATATTTGGTATACTTGGTTGTGTTCTCTGTGTTGTGGGTTCAACTACAATTGTACTTCATGCTCCACAGGAGCGTGAAATTGAATCTGTAGCTGAAGTTTGGGATCTGGCTACTGAACCAG tctttttattttatgcagCCATTGTGCTTGCTGCAACTTTTGTGCTCATATTCCGTTTCATCCCTCAATATGGTCAGACACACATCATGGTGTATATTGGTGTTTGTTCACTTGTAGGGTCTCTGTCG GTCATGAGTGTGAAAGCTCTTGGAATAGCCTTGAAACTGACCTTTTCCGGAATGAACCAACTAATCTATCCACAGACATGGATGTTCAccattgttgttgttgcatgtATACTAACTCAGATGAACTATCTAAACAAG GCTCTTGATACATTCAATACTGCAGTTGTTTCGCCTATATACTATACAATGTTTACATCACTAACCATTTTGGCTAGTGTGATAATGTTCAAG GACTGGGATCGGCAAAATCCAACTCAAATTGTGACAGAAATGTGTGGTTTTGTTACTATCCTTTCTGGGACGTTTCTTCTTCACAAGACAAAAGATATGGTCGATG GACTCCCACCAACTCTACCTATCCGAATACCAAAACATGATGAAGATGGCTATGGGGCTGAAGGCATCCCTCTTAGATCTGCTGCTGAAGGCCTCCCTCTCAGGTCACCAAGAGCAGCAGAATGA